The Papio anubis isolate 15944 unplaced genomic scaffold, Panubis1.0 scaffold1448, whole genome shotgun sequence genome includes a window with the following:
- the LOC116272643 gene encoding uncharacterized protein LOC116272643 isoform X1, producing the protein MTFVEKLFLEVRWAAWKVEALLQTIPGATRRFLNPKWKGEIDNWCVYVLTSLLPFKIQSQDIKALQKELEQFAKLLKQKRITLGYTQADVGLTLGVLFGGFPSACSDHISLLRNIPESRPFPPHQGSAGGTGADSTLTHEEEWGEGEDAWALSSLWEEVGSLDLRVTRALHAPSLCFSFDWPPPGKVFSQTTICRFEALQLSFKNMCKLRPLLQKWVEEADNNENLQEDTL; encoded by the exons ATGACATTTGTGGAAAAGTTATTTCTAGAAGTTAGGTGGGCAGCTTGGAAGGTAGAGGCACTTCTGCAGACTATTCCTGGGGCCACACGTAGGTTCTTGAATCCCAAATGGAAAGGGGAGATTGATAACTGGTGTGTTTATGTTCTTACAAGTCTTCTGCCTTTTAAAATCCAGTCCCAGGACATCAAAGCTCTGCAGAAAGAACTCGAGCAATTTGCCAAGCTCCTGAAGCAGAAGAGGATCACCCTGGGATATACACAGGCCGATGTGGGGCTCACCCTGGGGGTTCTATTTGGTGGGTTCCCCTCAGCATGTTCTGACCACATCTCCCTTCTAAGGAACATTCCTGAATCTAGGCCTTTTCCTCCCCATCAAGGGAGTGCGGGAGGCACAGGGGCAGACTCCACCCTCACCCATgaagaggagtggggagagggagaagatgCTTGGGCTTTGAGCTCCCTCTGGGAAGAGGTGGGAAGCTTGGATCTCAGGGTCACAAGGGCCCTGCATGCTCCCtcactttgcttctcctttgacTGGCCTCCCCCAGGGAAGGTGTTCAGCCAAACGACCATCTGCCGCTTTGAGGCTCTGCAGCTTAGCTTCAAGAACATGTGTAAGCTGCGGCCCTTGCTGCAGAAGTGGGTGGAGGAAGCTGACAACAATGAAAATCTTCaggag GATACCCTCTAA
- the LOC116272643 gene encoding POU domain, class 5, transcription factor 1-like isoform X2, with amino-acid sequence MTFVEKLFLEVRWAAWKVEALLQTIPGATRRFLNPKWKGEIDNWCVYVLTSLLPFKIQSQDIKALQKELEQFAKLLKQKRITLGYTQADVGLTLGVLFGKVFSQTTICRFEALQLSFKNMCKLRPLLQKWVEEADNNENLQEDTL; translated from the exons ATGACATTTGTGGAAAAGTTATTTCTAGAAGTTAGGTGGGCAGCTTGGAAGGTAGAGGCACTTCTGCAGACTATTCCTGGGGCCACACGTAGGTTCTTGAATCCCAAATGGAAAGGGGAGATTGATAACTGGTGTGTTTATGTTCTTACAAGTCTTCTGCCTTTTAAAATCCAGTCCCAGGACATCAAAGCTCTGCAGAAAGAACTCGAGCAATTTGCCAAGCTCCTGAAGCAGAAGAGGATCACCCTGGGATATACACAGGCCGATGTGGGGCTCACCCTGGGGGTTCTATTTG GGAAGGTGTTCAGCCAAACGACCATCTGCCGCTTTGAGGCTCTGCAGCTTAGCTTCAAGAACATGTGTAAGCTGCGGCCCTTGCTGCAGAAGTGGGTGGAGGAAGCTGACAACAATGAAAATCTTCaggag GATACCCTCTAA